A region from the Volucribacter amazonae genome encodes:
- the rluD gene encoding 23S rRNA pseudouridine(1911/1915/1917) synthase RluD has protein sequence MAQITLSAQVEPQQMGQRLDQTLAELFPDYSRSRLKTWIEAELVQLDGRIANIPREKVYGGEQVVIQVEVEEENHYEPENLPLNIIYEDEHILVLNKPQNFVVHPGAGNRSGTVLNALLYHYPNIIEVPRAGIVHRLDKDTTGLMVVAKTIPAQTKLVRDLQKRRITREYEAVASGIMTKGGKVDEPMARHPTKRTLMAVHPMGKPAVTHYRIMERFRDYTRLRLRLETGRTHQIRVHMAHIAHPLLGDQTYGGRPRPPKNASEQFAQILREFKRQALHAVMLRLNHPITGEEMEWYAPLPEDFVQLVNVLKQDYLLHKDELDY, from the coding sequence ATGGCACAGATTACCTTGTCGGCGCAAGTTGAGCCACAACAAATGGGACAACGTTTAGACCAAACACTGGCGGAATTGTTCCCGGATTATTCACGTTCTCGTTTAAAAACTTGGATTGAGGCGGAGTTAGTTCAACTTGACGGACGCATTGCCAATATTCCCCGAGAAAAGGTGTATGGTGGCGAACAAGTGGTTATTCAGGTGGAAGTGGAAGAAGAAAATCATTATGAACCTGAAAATTTACCCTTAAATATTATTTATGAAGATGAGCATATTTTAGTGCTAAATAAACCACAAAATTTTGTGGTTCACCCTGGCGCAGGCAATCGTTCTGGTACAGTATTAAATGCGTTACTTTATCATTATCCAAACATTATTGAGGTGCCGAGAGCAGGTATTGTGCATCGTTTAGATAAAGATACCACAGGATTAATGGTGGTGGCAAAAACCATTCCTGCTCAGACAAAGTTAGTGCGTGATTTGCAAAAACGCAGAATTACACGTGAATATGAGGCGGTGGCAAGCGGTATTATGACCAAAGGGGGTAAGGTTGATGAACCTATGGCTCGCCACCCGACTAAACGTACCCTGATGGCAGTTCACCCTATGGGTAAGCCTGCGGTAACCCATTATCGTATTATGGAACGTTTTCGTGATTATACTCGCTTACGTTTACGCTTAGAAACAGGGCGGACACACCAAATTCGGGTGCATATGGCACATATTGCTCACCCTTTATTAGGCGATCAAACTTATGGTGGACGTCCTCGCCCACCGAAAAATGCTAGCGAGCAATTTGCTCAAATATTAAGGGAATTTAAACGCCAAGCCTTGCATGCAGTAATGCTAAGGTTAAACCACCCGATAACAGGCGAGGAAATGGAATGGTATGCTCCTTTACCTGAGGATTTTGTGCAATTAGTGA
- a CDS encoding DHA2 family efflux MFS transporter permease subunit, whose translation MQQTTQYEPIKGGALVLMTLALALATFMQVLDSTIANVAIPTIAGDLGASSSQGTWVITSFGVANAIAIPITGWLAKRFGEVRLFLLATSLFVLASWLCGISHSLEMLIFCRVLQGIAAGPIIPLSQSLLLNNYPPQKRSMALAFWSMTVVVAPIFGPILGGWISDNLHWGWIFFINVPIGISVVLISWKILAKRETQTSQQPIDRIGLVLLILGVGCLQLVLDKGREQDWFNSSEIMLLSVISAISLILLIIWELTEKNPIVDISLFKLRNFSIGCLSTSLAFLVYLGSVVLIPLLLQQVYGYTATWAGLAAAPVGLLPILLSPLIGKFGSKIDMRILVSLSFIVYALTFYWRAETFEPNMSFMDVALPQFVQGLAVACFFMPLTTITLSGLPPEKMASASSLFNFLRTLAGSIGTSVTTAMWYNREALHHERLVESITPYNINSQLYYQQMEQLGLSDTQSSIYAAEMITKQGFIIGANEIFWLSALLFLCLIAVVWFAKPPFGNKSG comes from the coding sequence ATGCAACAAACAACGCAATATGAACCCATAAAAGGTGGGGCGTTAGTGCTAATGACCTTAGCTTTAGCACTCGCCACTTTTATGCAAGTATTAGACTCAACCATTGCCAATGTTGCTATTCCAACTATTGCGGGTGATCTTGGGGCATCTTCTAGCCAAGGTACTTGGGTAATCACTTCTTTTGGGGTAGCCAATGCGATCGCTATTCCTATTACAGGCTGGTTAGCGAAACGCTTTGGTGAAGTCCGTTTATTTCTATTGGCAACCAGTTTATTTGTACTTGCTTCTTGGCTATGTGGCATTTCTCATAGCCTAGAAATGCTTATTTTTTGTCGTGTATTACAAGGGATTGCTGCAGGGCCGATTATTCCATTGTCGCAAAGCCTATTACTTAATAACTATCCCCCACAAAAACGCAGTATGGCTTTAGCATTTTGGTCAATGACAGTGGTTGTTGCCCCGATTTTTGGACCGATTCTTGGCGGTTGGATTAGTGATAATCTACATTGGGGGTGGATTTTCTTTATTAATGTGCCTATTGGGATTAGCGTGGTGCTAATTAGTTGGAAAATTTTGGCAAAACGTGAAACGCAAACCTCTCAACAACCCATTGATCGTATTGGATTAGTTTTACTGATTTTAGGGGTAGGTTGTTTGCAATTAGTGCTAGATAAAGGACGTGAACAAGATTGGTTTAATTCCAGTGAAATTATGCTGTTATCAGTGATTTCTGCTATTAGCCTAATATTATTAATTATTTGGGAATTAACCGAGAAAAATCCTATTGTAGATATTTCATTGTTTAAACTGCGTAATTTTAGTATTGGTTGTTTAAGCACCAGTTTAGCTTTCTTAGTTTATTTAGGCTCAGTGGTATTAATCCCTTTATTACTACAACAAGTCTATGGTTATACCGCTACTTGGGCGGGTTTAGCCGCTGCACCTGTGGGGCTATTACCTATCTTATTATCGCCATTGATTGGTAAATTTGGCAGTAAAATTGATATGCGAATTTTGGTTAGCTTAAGTTTTATTGTTTATGCCTTAACCTTTTATTGGCGTGCGGAAACTTTTGAGCCCAATATGAGCTTTATGGACGTGGCATTACCACAATTTGTACAAGGATTGGCGGTCGCTTGCTTTTTTATGCCATTAACTACCATTACCTTATCAGGTTTACCGCCAGAAAAAATGGCATCGGCCTCAAGCCTCTTTAATTTTTTACGCACTTTGGCGGGTTCTATTGGTACGTCAGTGACTACCGCAATGTGGTATAACCGTGAGGCACTTCATCACGAACGTTTAGTTGAGTCCATTACCCCTTATAATATCAATAGCCAATTATATTATCAGCAAATGGAACAATTAGGACTATCGGACACCCAATCGTCAATTTATGCTGCCGAAATGATTACCAAACAAGGTTTTATTATTGGTGCTAATGAAATTTTCTGGCTATCAGCATTGCTATTTTTATGCCTTATTGCGGTAGTTTGGTTTGCTAAACCGCCTTTTGGTAATAAAAGTGGTTAG
- a CDS encoding EmrA/EmrK family multidrug efflux transporter periplasmic adaptor subunit gives MEQQQYSVKTSSKRKKILTYFFIILLLVGIGVAIYWFLVLRNHQETDDAYASGNQVMVSAQVSGNITQINVDDMDFVHQGDVLILLDDTDAKLAFAQSKDALASAVRSIKQLEYTVQQLQATVAANQVTLARAEGDLARRQQLSKSGSIDQESLQHAKDAVALADAQLQVAKSQLLANQALLGNTPLIQQPSVKNAIDNVKQAWLNLQRTQIKSPLSGYVARRTAQVGARATVGSPLLAVIATDDMWVDANFKETQLVNMRIGQPATLVFDLYGDKVEFEGKVEGIELGTGSAFSLLPAQNATGNWIKVIQRVPVRIRLNKDQLAQYPLRIGLSATVNVNTADTSGEVLLSNKRLTPIYRTNVLDYDLAPVNQLIEQIISENSK, from the coding sequence ATGGAACAACAACAGTATTCTGTTAAAACCTCGAGTAAACGCAAAAAAATCTTAACTTATTTCTTTATTATTTTATTGCTTGTTGGTATAGGTGTAGCCATTTATTGGTTCTTGGTTTTGCGTAATCATCAAGAAACTGATGATGCCTATGCTTCAGGCAATCAAGTAATGGTTTCAGCTCAAGTGAGTGGTAACATTACGCAAATTAATGTGGATGATATGGATTTTGTGCATCAGGGCGATGTATTGATTTTATTAGATGATACAGATGCAAAATTAGCTTTTGCACAAAGTAAAGATGCTTTAGCCAGTGCTGTACGTTCAATTAAGCAGCTAGAATATACGGTACAACAATTACAAGCAACGGTCGCTGCTAATCAAGTTACCTTAGCTCGAGCGGAGGGGGATTTGGCGCGCCGTCAGCAATTAAGTAAATCAGGTTCTATTGATCAAGAATCTTTACAACATGCAAAAGATGCAGTTGCTTTAGCTGATGCACAATTACAGGTGGCGAAAAGTCAATTATTGGCAAATCAGGCTTTATTGGGCAATACGCCATTAATTCAGCAACCTAGTGTAAAAAATGCTATTGATAATGTTAAACAGGCTTGGCTTAATTTACAGCGTACTCAAATTAAAAGCCCATTAAGCGGTTATGTGGCAAGACGTACTGCTCAAGTTGGAGCGAGAGCTACGGTTGGTAGCCCATTATTGGCGGTGATTGCCACTGATGATATGTGGGTAGATGCGAACTTTAAAGAAACGCAGTTAGTGAATATGCGTATTGGGCAGCCAGCCACTTTAGTATTTGATTTGTATGGTGATAAGGTTGAATTTGAGGGAAAAGTAGAAGGAATTGAGCTAGGTACAGGTAGTGCATTTTCTTTATTACCTGCTCAAAATGCTACAGGAAATTGGATTAAAGTTATTCAGCGTGTTCCTGTGCGTATTCGTTTAAATAAAGATCAACTTGCACAGTATCCATTGCGTATTGGCTTATCAGCCACTGTAAATGTAAATACCGCCGATACCTCTGGCGAGGTGTTATTGAGTAATAAACGCCTTACACCTATTTACCGTACTAATGTGCTTGATTATGATCTTGCTCCTGTAAATCAACTCATTGAACAAATTATTTCTGAAAATAGTAAATAG
- the selA gene encoding L-seryl-tRNA(Sec) selenium transferase: protein MEKLFQQLPSVDKLLKTTQGQQLNEQFGHSAMVRVCRELLQQARQQIKFLQKLPHFCVDEQHFLQQVAVQLRDSQQVKIQVVHNLTGTVLHTNLGRALWAETAQQAGLNAMRNNVALEYDLQAGQRSHRDNYISELLCQLTGAEAACVVNNNAAAVLLMLAGLAKDKQVVISRGELIEIGGAFRIPDIMQQAGCYLREVGTTNRTHLSDYANAINEDTALLMKVHSSNYQICGFTAAVAEQQLVALAQQYALPVISDLGSGALIDLRQYGLPYEPTVQEKIAQGVDLVSFSGDKLLGGVQAGIIVGKKALIERLQTHPLKRVLRCDKVILAGLEATLRLYLQPEKLLEKLPILTKLTLSVSELTAQAEQLKVRLENKLNSDYSLQIKPSSAQIGSGSQPMARIPSVAVTIQGQHLTHLMARFKALPEPIIGRLEQDKIWLDLRSVADLQELLKTVEKL from the coding sequence ATGGAGAAATTGTTTCAACAGTTACCCTCAGTGGATAAGTTATTAAAAACAACGCAAGGGCAGCAACTTAATGAACAATTTGGGCATAGTGCTATGGTGCGAGTTTGCCGAGAGCTGTTGCAACAAGCCCGACAACAGATAAAATTTTTGCAAAAACTACCGCACTTTTGTGTAGATGAACAACATTTTTTACAGCAAGTAGCGGTTCAGTTGCGAGATAGTCAGCAGGTCAAAATCCAAGTGGTGCATAATCTTACTGGCACAGTATTGCATACCAATTTGGGGCGTGCCTTATGGGCGGAAACCGCTCAGCAAGCTGGGCTAAATGCGATGCGTAATAATGTGGCATTGGAATATGATTTGCAAGCAGGTCAGCGTAGTCATCGTGATAATTATATTAGTGAGTTACTTTGTCAACTGACAGGGGCGGAAGCGGCTTGTGTTGTAAATAATAATGCGGCTGCGGTGTTGTTGATGCTGGCTGGGTTAGCGAAAGATAAACAGGTGGTCATTTCGCGTGGTGAGCTGATTGAAATTGGTGGGGCATTTCGTATCCCTGATATTATGCAACAAGCAGGTTGCTATTTGCGAGAAGTAGGCACAACCAACCGCACCCATTTAAGCGACTATGCTAATGCCATTAATGAAGATACCGCTTTGTTGATGAAAGTACATAGTAGCAATTATCAAATTTGTGGCTTTACTGCCGCAGTTGCCGAACAGCAACTCGTAGCGTTAGCCCAGCAATATGCTCTTCCTGTTATCAGTGATTTAGGCAGTGGTGCATTGATTGATTTACGCCAATATGGTTTACCTTATGAGCCGACAGTACAAGAAAAAATTGCACAAGGGGTTGATTTAGTGAGTTTTTCTGGCGATAAATTATTAGGTGGGGTACAAGCGGGTATCATTGTTGGTAAAAAAGCCTTGATTGAGCGACTACAAACGCACCCACTTAAACGGGTTTTACGTTGTGATAAAGTGATTCTTGCAGGCTTAGAGGCAACTTTGCGGCTTTATTTACAACCAGAAAAACTACTAGAAAAATTGCCTATTTTAACTAAGCTAACGCTTTCTGTTTCTGAATTAACGGCTCAGGCGGAACAATTAAAAGTGCGGTTAGAAAATAAATTAAATTCTGATTATTCATTACAAATCAAGCCAAGTTCCGCACAAATCGGCAGTGGTTCACAGCCAATGGCACGCATTCCTTCCGTTGCGGTAACCATTCAAGGACAACATTTAACACATTTAATGGCACGTTTTAAAGCCTTGCCTGAGCCAATA
- the bamD gene encoding outer membrane protein assembly factor BamD yields MRKLKSLMLVASVALAVTACSNSNQEVEQASAQELYSKAQTYLQQGNYSQAIRYLEATENRFPFGSYSEQTQLNLIYAYYKSQDYTLTLTVAERFLRQHPRSPHLDYVIYMAGLTNSALGENWIQGVFHVDRASREPQSALNAFGNFQALVMNFPNSPYVPDALARMAYLKERLARHELYIAQFYMKRHAYVAVANRVAEMLRQYSDTNATLQALPLMRDAYEKMGLTEMANDVQRIIDANQNKPIKEVEKPAEPEIAIPQV; encoded by the coding sequence ATGCGTAAATTAAAATCCCTTATGCTTGTTGCTAGCGTTGCGTTAGCCGTTACCGCTTGTTCCAACTCCAATCAAGAGGTTGAACAAGCCTCTGCACAAGAACTATACAGCAAGGCTCAAACCTATTTACAACAAGGTAATTATTCACAAGCAATTCGCTATTTGGAAGCCACTGAAAACCGTTTTCCTTTCGGTAGTTACAGTGAGCAAACCCAACTCAATTTAATTTACGCTTACTATAAATCGCAAGATTATACCCTGACCTTAACGGTGGCAGAACGTTTCTTGCGTCAGCACCCTCGCAGTCCACATTTAGATTATGTGATCTATATGGCAGGCTTAACCAACAGTGCTTTAGGCGAAAATTGGATTCAAGGGGTATTCCATGTTGATCGTGCCTCTCGTGAGCCACAATCTGCCCTTAACGCTTTTGGTAATTTTCAAGCCTTAGTGATGAATTTCCCTAATAGCCCTTATGTTCCCGATGCACTGGCACGTATGGCTTATTTAAAAGAACGCCTAGCTCGCCACGAACTTTATATTGCTCAATTTTATATGAAGCGTCACGCCTATGTGGCAGTGGCAAATCGGGTTGCCGAAATGTTGCGTCAATATTCAGATACTAATGCGACTCTACAGGCTTTACCTTTAATGCGTGATGCTTATGAAAAAATGGGATTAACGGAGATGGCGAATGATGTACAACGCATTATTGATGCGAATCAAAATAAACCTATTAAAGAGGTAGAAAAACCTGCTGAGCCTGAGATTGCTATTCCTCAAGTATAA
- the tsf gene encoding translation elongation factor Ts: MAEITASLVKELRERTGAGMMECKKALVEANGDIELAIDNMRKSGQAKAAKKAGRVAAEGVILARIGSGFGALVEMNCETDFVAKDAGFLELANAVADYALANKGVTIEALQAQFEEQRAALVAKIGENMTIRRVQFLEGDVLVSYLHGAKIGVLVAGKGSEEELRKVAMHVAASRPEFVRPEDVPADVVAKEREIQVDIAMQSGKPREIAEKMVEGRMKKFTGEVSLTGQPFVMDPSKSVGEFLKEVGAEVTNFVRFEVGEGIEKVETDFAAEVAAMQKI, from the coding sequence ATGGCAGAAATTACTGCATCATTAGTAAAAGAACTCCGTGAACGTACTGGCGCTGGTATGATGGAGTGTAAAAAAGCATTAGTTGAAGCAAACGGCGATATTGAATTAGCCATTGATAATATGCGTAAATCTGGTCAAGCTAAAGCGGCTAAAAAAGCAGGTCGTGTTGCGGCAGAAGGTGTTATCCTTGCGCGTATTGGTTCAGGTTTTGGTGCATTAGTTGAAATGAACTGTGAAACTGACTTCGTTGCAAAAGATGCTGGTTTCTTAGAATTAGCCAATGCGGTTGCTGACTATGCTTTAGCCAATAAAGGCGTAACCATTGAAGCCTTACAAGCACAATTTGAAGAACAACGTGCTGCATTAGTGGCTAAAATCGGTGAAAATATGACGATTCGTCGTGTACAGTTCTTAGAAGGCGATGTGTTAGTATCTTACTTACATGGTGCGAAAATCGGTGTATTGGTCGCGGGTAAAGGTTCTGAAGAAGAATTAAGAAAAGTGGCAATGCATGTTGCGGCTAGCCGTCCTGAATTTGTACGTCCAGAAGATGTACCTGCGGATGTGGTGGCGAAAGAGCGTGAAATTCAAGTTGATATTGCGATGCAATCAGGTAAGCCACGTGAAATCGCAGAGAAAATGGTAGAAGGTCGTATGAAGAAATTTACTGGTGAAGTTTCTTTAACTGGTCAACCATTTGTGATGGATCCGTCAAAATCTGTTGGTGAATTCTTAAAAGAGGTTGGTGCTGAAGTAACTAACTTTGTTCGCTTTGAAGTTGGCGAAGGTATTGAAAAAGTGGAAACTGATTTTGCTGCAGAAGTTGCTGCAATGCAAAAAATCTAA
- the rpsB gene encoding 30S ribosomal protein S2 produces MAQVSMRDMLQAGVHFGHQTRYWNPKMKPFIFGARNGVHIINLEKTLPLFNDALAELSRIAHNNGKILFVGTKRAATDAVKEAALDCQQYYVNHRWLGGMLTNWKTVRQSIKRLKDLETQSQDGTFDKLTKKEALMRTREMEKLELSLGGIKNMAGLPDALFVIAADHEHIAVKEANNLGIPVFAVVDTNTDPDGVDYIIPGNDDATRAIQLYLSAAAAAVKEGKGVEEVVTEEVAVEIITEE; encoded by the coding sequence ATGGCACAAGTTTCTATGCGCGATATGCTACAGGCTGGCGTTCACTTCGGTCACCAAACCCGTTATTGGAATCCAAAAATGAAACCGTTTATTTTTGGTGCTCGTAATGGTGTTCATATCATTAACTTGGAAAAAACTCTTCCATTATTTAACGATGCGTTAGCTGAATTATCTCGTATTGCTCATAACAACGGTAAAATTTTATTTGTTGGTACTAAACGTGCAGCCACTGATGCAGTAAAAGAAGCGGCATTAGACTGTCAACAATATTATGTTAATCATCGTTGGTTAGGTGGTATGTTGACTAACTGGAAAACCGTTCGTCAATCTATCAAACGTTTAAAAGATCTTGAAACTCAATCTCAAGACGGAACTTTTGACAAGTTAACCAAAAAAGAAGCATTAATGCGTACTCGTGAAATGGAAAAATTAGAGCTAAGTCTTGGCGGTATCAAAAATATGGCGGGCTTACCTGATGCGTTATTTGTTATTGCAGCAGATCACGAGCATATTGCGGTTAAAGAAGCGAATAATCTTGGTATTCCAGTATTTGCGGTAGTAGATACTAACACTGATCCAGATGGTGTTGATTATATTATTCCGGGTAACGATGATGCAACTCGTGCAATTCAACTTTATTTAAGTGCAGCAGCAGCGGCAGTTAAAGAAGGTAAAGGCGTTGAAGAAGTTGTTACTGAAGAAGTTGCAGTAGAAATTATTACCGAAGAATAA